One window of the Zea mays cultivar B73 chromosome 3, Zm-B73-REFERENCE-NAM-5.0, whole genome shotgun sequence genome contains the following:
- the LOC103651591 gene encoding protein DMP3, translating to MAVAETSSGGGGEVHISIPPMAATTTPDGIRESSAAPSPLRSRGSTPPRQLKAAPAPAVADTPATAIDKTLASVANLAKLLPTGTALAFQSLSPSFTNRGACLPSNRYLTAALLYLCLVSCVFFSFTDSFVGTDGKLYYGLATVKGFLVFNYTGDEDDEGDAERRRQVFKDLRRLRIRWVDYVHAGFSAVVFLTVAFGTAAVQSCFFPNAGENVNQMLINLPLGAGFFSTMVFLVFPTTRKGIDYTGHFTNV from the coding sequence ATGGCCGTCGCGGAGACgtcgagcggcggcggcggcgaagtCCACATATCGATCCCGCCCATGGCGGCCACCACCACCCCAGACGGGATACGCGAGAGCTCGGCAGCACCGAGCCCCTTACGTAGCCGCGGTAGCACCCCGCCGCGGCAGCTCAAGGCGGCCCCAGCGCCTGCGGTAGCTGACACGCCGGCGACGGCCATAGACAAGACGCTGGCGAGCGTCGCCAATCTCGCGAAGCTACTGCCGACTGGCACCGCGCTGGCGTTCCAGTCGCTGTCCCCTTCTTTCACCAACCGGGGCGCGTGTCTCCCCTCCAACCGGTACCTCACGGCCGCACTGCTCTACCTCTGCCTCGTCTCGTGCGTCTTCTTCTCCTTCACCGACAGCTTCGTCGGCACCGACGGCAAGCTCTACTACGGCCTTGCCACGGTCAAGGGCTTCCTCGTGTTCAACTACACCGGCGACGAAGACGACGAGGGCGATGCCGAGCGAAGGAGGCAGGTCTTCAAGGACCTCCGCAGGCTGAGGATACGGTGGGTGGACTACGTGCACGCGGGATTCTCTGCCGTGGTGTTCCTGACGGTGGCGTTCGGCACCGCCGCCGTGCAGAGCTGCTTCTTCCCCAACGCCGGGGAGAACGTGAACCAAATGCTCATCAATCTGCCTCTCGGCGCCGGGTTCTTCTCCACCATGGTGTTCCTTGTTTTCCCGACGACACGGAAGGGAATCGATTACACCGGGCATTTCACCAATGTTTAG